Proteins from one Triticum aestivum cultivar Chinese Spring chromosome 7A, IWGSC CS RefSeq v2.1, whole genome shotgun sequence genomic window:
- the LOC123154654 gene encoding exocyst complex component EXO70B1 gives MAVSKDAADDMMRVLSIYDARLLPMSPPAEGEAAGEAYGCDEREAEEQEQEEEAFAAAEDVIRRCNSSSSSSGMIDYLYAVDDALAAAALQGGLASRAAEAVQAAMPRLEEEARALLCSSSARRLSLSSDDLDDAASPPDASPRLSPRATASVRGVADRMLRAGYGPELAQVYVTARRDALAEAVAHQLGAAEPVAIEEVLRMEWAVLDQKMRRWNHAIRAVVRTLLAGERRLCDEVFASDEELGHECFADVSRGCVLQLLGFADAVAMSARATEKLYRTLGMYEALADVAPELEALFTGDARELFAAEVSAVAARLGSTLRRTIEEFGSAIQGESSRRPVQGGEIHPMNRYVINYCGLLADCRSTLDMILVNTADAVDGDEATGGGGGATSTPSGRCMLELLTRLLSKMDEKSCLYDDAGLKHIFLMNNLYYIVQKVMDSPLRELLGDDWIRRHRGQIRQYETGYLRASWITVLSVLRDDGGSAAPTVKDKARSFNAAFEELYRNQTAWKVIDPQLREELRIAVSERLIPAYRSFLSRPRPQTGSSSGSRHSASKHVKYTLEDLEDYMLDFFEGVQKFVK, from the coding sequence ATGGCCGTCTCCAAGGACGCCGCCGATGACATGATGCGCGTGCTGTCCATCTACGACGCGCGCTTGCTCCCCATGTCCCCTCCGGCGGAGGGTGAAGCGGCCGGGGAGGCATACGGATGCGatgagagggaggcggaggagcaggagcaggaggaggaggcgtttGCCGCCGCGGAGGACGTCATCCGCCGGTGcaactcctcctcgtcgtcgtccggtaTGATTGATTACCTGTACGCCGTCGACGACGCCCTCGCCGCGGCCGCGCTCCAGGGCGGCCTCGCCTCCCGCGCGGCCGAGGCCGTGCAGGCCGCCATGCCGCGCCtggaggaggaggcgcgcgcgCTGCTCTGCTCCTCGTCCGCGCGGCGCCTCTCGCTCTCCTCGGACGACCTCGACGACGCGGCCTCGCCGCCCGACGCGTCGCCACGGCTCTCCCCGCGCGCGACCGCCTCCGTCCGCGGCGTCGCGGACCGCATGCTGCGCGCCGGCTATGGCCCGGAGCTCGCGCAGGTGTACGTCACCGCCCGCCGCGACGCCCTCGCGGAGGCCGTGGCGCACCAGCTGGGCGCCGCCGAGCCCGTGGCCATCGAGGAGGTGTTGAGGATGGAATGGGCGGTGCTAGACCAGAAGATGCGGCGGTGGAACCATGCCATCCGGGCCGTGGTCAGGACCCTcctcgccggcgagcggcggctctgCGACGAGGTCTTCGCGTCCGACGAGGAGCTCGGCCACGAGTGCTTCGCCGACGTCTCCAGGGGCTGCGTCCTGCAGCTGCTCGGCTTCGCGGACGCCGTCGCCATGTCTGCGCGCGCCACCGAGAAGCTCTACCGCACGCTCGGCATGTACGAGGCGCTCGCCGACGTCGCGCCGGAGCTCGAGGCCCTCTTCACCGGAGACGCGCGCGAGCTCTTCGCCGCCGAGGTCTCAGCCGTGGCCGCGCGGCTGGGCTCcaccctgcgccgcacgatcgagGAGTTCGGCAGCGCCATCCAGGGCGAGTCGTCGAGGAGGCCCGTGCAGGGCGGGGAGATCCACCCCATGAACCGCTACGTGATCAACTACTGCGGCCTCCTCGCGGACTGCCGCAGCACGCTGGACATGATCCTCGTCAACACCGCCGATGCGGTCGACGGCGACGAAGccaccggcggtggcggcggcgctacGTCGACGCCGTCAGGGCGGTGCATGCTCGAGCTGCTGACCCGGCTGCTGAGCAAGATGGACGAGAAGTCGTGCCTCTACGACGACGCCGGCCTGAAGCACATATTCCTCATGAACAACCTCTACTACATCGTGCAGAAGGTGATGGACTCTCCGCTCCGGGAGCTGCTCGGCGACGACTGGATCCGCCGGCACCGCGGCCAGATCCGGCAGTACGAGACGGGCTACCTCCGGGCGTCGTGGATCACCGTGCTATCCGTCCTCAGGGACGACGGCGGCAGCGCGGCGCCGACGGTCAAGGACAAGGCGAGGAGCTTCAACGCGGCGTTCGAGGAGCTGTACCGGAACCAGACGGCGTGGAAAGTGATCGACCCGCAGCTCCGGGAGGAGCTCCGCATCGCCGTGTCGGAGCGGCTTATCCCGGCGTACCGGTCGTTCCTGTCGCGACCGAGGCCGCAGACGGGATCGTCCAGCGGCAGCCGGCACTCGGCGTCGAAGCACGTGAAGTACACCCTTGAGGATCTCGAGGACTACATGCTGGACTTCTTCGAAGGCGTGCAGAAGTTCGTCAAGTGA